The Camelina sativa cultivar DH55 chromosome 14, Cs, whole genome shotgun sequence genome includes a window with the following:
- the LOC104738761 gene encoding endoglucanase 1-like — translation MQYVTSTSFLLLTYAKYLTSARTVAYCGGSVVTPARLRSIAKKQVDYLLGDNPLKMSYMVGYGPKYPRRIHHRGSSLPSVAAHPSKIQCHDGFSMFISQSPNPNVLVGAVVGGPDQNDQFPDERSDYGRSEPATYINAPLVGALAYLARS, via the exons ATGCAATACGTGACGTCTACATCGTTCTTGCTCTTAACCTATGCCAAATACTTAACATCTGCTCGTACCGTTGCTTATTGCGGTGGTTCCGTCGTCACCCCTGCCCGCCTCCGCTCCATAGCCAAGAAACAG GTAGATTATTTACTCGGTGACAACCCGTTGAAGATGTCATACATGGTTGGTTATGGCCCGAAATATCCACGTCGGATTCACCACCGTGGCTCATCTCTCCCATCCGTTGCAGCCCACCCGAGCAAGATCCAATGCCACGACGGATTCTCCATGTTTATCTCCCAATCTCCTAACCCCAACGTTCTAGTCGGTGCAGTCGTTGGTGGTCCAGACCAAAACGACCAATTCCCTGATGAAAGGTCCGACTACGGACGGTCCGAGCCAGCCACTTACATTAACGCCCCGCTTGTTGGAGCTTTGGCTTATCTTGCTCGCTCCTAA